In one Heptranchias perlo isolate sHepPer1 chromosome 25, sHepPer1.hap1, whole genome shotgun sequence genomic region, the following are encoded:
- the hps4 gene encoding Hermansky-Pudlak syndrome 4 protein isoform X2 — protein MATATATEQKTTTWCNYFFLYDSSKVKEEGDPTRAGIYYFFPSQTTIDQQELLCGQIAGVVCCITEISGSPPSLIHLRKLKFAIQVDGEYLWALGCAIEVPDMSCKRFLDQLIGVFTFYNGSNKHIYKVDPLLLLKAALILQTCQRCPEILAGCILYTNLIVSTQLPPALTAKVLAYQPGVNNQNLTERTEDAPLPRDVTILAVFVTEDESAALRQFPVEWMHGLPESPKPDLIEKKIQKRPLSRTLSASPDLEEMNGEYRHSEAECENYAEFGAPSPNTKDNNRPADSMGVAQNYQEEHSIQSRPMEVDYKSSGSANSHPQNKNPLSSPPTNSSPSLQLDEGQSDAVSKEVSNLYMELTKDGNDQDVERMKGHSESFNDPVLNSVNRYATSDSLKAHFTSESENSVGSDQKEPSIKIPLSRSVDVQTLPSQQHRISVHGNTPMSRGASGRHSPHSALATEDREEGAGIKQTATPECGSLDEPKDHVNLVKLNLYVHTVKGLVMSLLAEDGFRANRSAIEDVYHSSLASLNGLEVHLSETLPREHLSASRPSYNFAHYDCIQHILTAQLSPTPGPQKGHFIRATALMHTDLNHNTTTHEMTVRNASTAVYSCRNSAQETHFQYLVTPVLNSGVPNPHDNAFGLPGKAKQKLLKHGVNLL, from the exons GTgcaattatttctttctttatgaTTCTTCAAAAGTTAAAGAGGAGGGGGATCCAACAAGAGCTGGGATCTATTACTTTTTCCCTTCACAG ACTACCATTGACCAGCAGGAACTACTATGCGGACAGATTGCTGGCGTGGTTTGCTGCATTACTGAGATCTCTGGATCTccacccagtctcatccactTGCGAAAGCTGAAGTTTGCTATCCAGGTGGATGGGGAATACCTTTGG GCTCTTGGATGTGCCATAGAAGTCCCTGATATGAGCTGTAAGCGTTTTCTGGATCAGCTTATAGGCGTCTTTACGTTTTACAATGGATCTAATAAGCATATATACAAG GTGGATCCCCTGTTGCTGCTGAAAGCTGCACTCATTTTACAGACTTGTCAGCGCTGCCCAGAGATCCTGGCTGGTTGCATCCTTTACACTAACCT catTGTCAGCACTCAGCTTCCACCTGCACTAACAGCCAAAGTACTGGCTTATCAACCTGGAGTGAACAATCAG AATCTGACTGAGAGGACAG AAGATGCCCCATTGCCACGGGATGTAACTATTTTGGCTGTGTTTGTTACTGAAGATGAGTCTGCAGCCCTGCGGCAGTTCCCAGTTGAATGGATGCATGG GTTACCTGAGTCTCCAAAGCCAGATTTGATTGAGAAGAAAATTCAGAAACGGCCGCTGTCCAGAACACTGTCAGCCAGTCCAGATCTTGAGGAGATGAACGGTGAGTACAGACACTCAGAGGCAGAGTGTGAAAACTATGCTGAGTTTGGGGCCCCATCTCCAAATACCAAAGACAATAATAGACCAGCAGACTCCATGGGTGTTGCCCAGAATTACCAAGAAGAACACTCCATACAATCTCGTCCAATGGAAGTTGACTACAAGTCTTCAGGGAGTGCAAACTCTCATCCACAGAACAAAAACCCATTGTCTTCCCCTCCTACAAACTCTTCCCCTTCACTACAATTGGATGAGGGGCAGTCTGATGCAGTTTCCAAGGAAGTTAGTAATCTCTACATGGAATTGACAAAAGATGGAAATGATCAGGATGTTGAAAGAATGAAAGGACATTCTGAAAGTTTCAATGATCCAGTTTTAAATTCTGTGAATAGGTACGCTACCTCTGATTCTCTGAAAGCACATTTTACTTCTGAATCTGAAAACAGTGTTGGTTCTGACCAGAAAGAGCCCAGTATTAAGATTCCTTTAAGCCGTTCTGTTGATGTCCAAACTTTGCCCTCACAACAACATAGGATTTCAGTACATGGTAATACTCCGATGTCCCGTGGTGCCTCAGGTagacactctcctcactctgcacTAGCTACAGAGGATAGAGAAGAAGGTGCAGGAATTAAGCAGACTGCGACACCAGAGTGTGGAAGCCTCGATGAACCCAAAGACCATGTGAATTTGGTGAAACTGAATCTATATGTTCATACAGTGAAAGGGTTGGTAATGtctcttctggctgaagatggattTAGAGCTAATCGCAGTGCTATTGAAGATGTT TACCACAGCTCCCTGGCATCTTTAAATGGCTTAGAAGTCCACCTGAGTgagactttacccagagagcatcTCTCTGCCAGCAGACCCAGCTATAACTTTGCACATTATGACTGCATTCAGCATATACTCACAG ctcagCTCTCTCCAACCCCTGGCCCACAGAAGGGTCACTTCATTAGAGCAACAGCTTTGATGCACACTGACTTGAACCACAACACTACCACTCATGAGATGACTGTCCG AAATGCCTCCACTGCTGTTTACAGCTGCCGTAACTCAGCCCAGGAAACCCACTTCCAATACCTTGTGACTCCTGTCCTCAACTCGGGTGTTCCAAACCCCCACGACAATGCCTTCGGTTTACCGGGAAAAGCCAAGCAGAAACTGCTAAAACACGGAGTAAATCTGCTCTGA
- the hps4 gene encoding Hermansky-Pudlak syndrome 4 protein isoform X4 produces MATATATEQKTTTWCNYFFLYDSSKVKEEGDPTRAGIYYFFPSQTTIDQQELLCGQIAGVVCCITEISGSPPSLIHLRKLKFAIQVDGEYLWALGCAIEVPDMSCKRFLDQLIGVFTFYNGSNKHIYKVREQDELAHQWDLYTEHIQQNSCDLHQTFNSLRNLDKTKVDPLLLLKAALILQTCQRCPEILAGCILYTNLIVSTQLPPALTAKVLAYQPGVNNQNLTERTEDAPLPRDVTILAVFVTEDESAALRQFPVEWMHGLPESPKPDLIEKKIQKRPLSRTLSASPDLEEMNGEYRHSEAECENYAEFGAPSPNTKDNNRPADSMGVAQNYQEEHSIQSRPMEVDYKSSGSANSHPQNKNPLSSPPTNSSPSLQLDEGQSDAVSKEVSNLYMELTKDGNDQDVERMKGHSESFNDPVLNSVNRYATSDSLKAHFTSESENSVGSDQKEPSIKIPLSRSVDVQTLPSQQHRISVHGNTPMSRGASGRHSPHSALATEDREEGAGIKQTATPECGSLDEPKDHVNLVKLNLYVHTVKGLVMSLLAEDGFRANRSAIEDVYHSSLASLNGLEVHLSETLPREHLSASRPSYNFAHYDCIQHILTAQLSPTPGPQKGHFIRATALMHTDLNHNTTTHEMTVRER; encoded by the exons GTgcaattatttctttctttatgaTTCTTCAAAAGTTAAAGAGGAGGGGGATCCAACAAGAGCTGGGATCTATTACTTTTTCCCTTCACAG ACTACCATTGACCAGCAGGAACTACTATGCGGACAGATTGCTGGCGTGGTTTGCTGCATTACTGAGATCTCTGGATCTccacccagtctcatccactTGCGAAAGCTGAAGTTTGCTATCCAGGTGGATGGGGAATACCTTTGG GCTCTTGGATGTGCCATAGAAGTCCCTGATATGAGCTGTAAGCGTTTTCTGGATCAGCTTATAGGCGTCTTTACGTTTTACAATGGATCTAATAAGCATATATACAAG GTACGGGAACAAGATGAGCTGGCCCATCAGTGGGACCTGTACACTGAGCACATTCAACAAAACAGCTGTGACCTGCACCAGACATTCAACTCCTTGCGGAACCTGGACAAGACCAAA GTGGATCCCCTGTTGCTGCTGAAAGCTGCACTCATTTTACAGACTTGTCAGCGCTGCCCAGAGATCCTGGCTGGTTGCATCCTTTACACTAACCT catTGTCAGCACTCAGCTTCCACCTGCACTAACAGCCAAAGTACTGGCTTATCAACCTGGAGTGAACAATCAG AATCTGACTGAGAGGACAG AAGATGCCCCATTGCCACGGGATGTAACTATTTTGGCTGTGTTTGTTACTGAAGATGAGTCTGCAGCCCTGCGGCAGTTCCCAGTTGAATGGATGCATGG GTTACCTGAGTCTCCAAAGCCAGATTTGATTGAGAAGAAAATTCAGAAACGGCCGCTGTCCAGAACACTGTCAGCCAGTCCAGATCTTGAGGAGATGAACGGTGAGTACAGACACTCAGAGGCAGAGTGTGAAAACTATGCTGAGTTTGGGGCCCCATCTCCAAATACCAAAGACAATAATAGACCAGCAGACTCCATGGGTGTTGCCCAGAATTACCAAGAAGAACACTCCATACAATCTCGTCCAATGGAAGTTGACTACAAGTCTTCAGGGAGTGCAAACTCTCATCCACAGAACAAAAACCCATTGTCTTCCCCTCCTACAAACTCTTCCCCTTCACTACAATTGGATGAGGGGCAGTCTGATGCAGTTTCCAAGGAAGTTAGTAATCTCTACATGGAATTGACAAAAGATGGAAATGATCAGGATGTTGAAAGAATGAAAGGACATTCTGAAAGTTTCAATGATCCAGTTTTAAATTCTGTGAATAGGTACGCTACCTCTGATTCTCTGAAAGCACATTTTACTTCTGAATCTGAAAACAGTGTTGGTTCTGACCAGAAAGAGCCCAGTATTAAGATTCCTTTAAGCCGTTCTGTTGATGTCCAAACTTTGCCCTCACAACAACATAGGATTTCAGTACATGGTAATACTCCGATGTCCCGTGGTGCCTCAGGTagacactctcctcactctgcacTAGCTACAGAGGATAGAGAAGAAGGTGCAGGAATTAAGCAGACTGCGACACCAGAGTGTGGAAGCCTCGATGAACCCAAAGACCATGTGAATTTGGTGAAACTGAATCTATATGTTCATACAGTGAAAGGGTTGGTAATGtctcttctggctgaagatggattTAGAGCTAATCGCAGTGCTATTGAAGATGTT TACCACAGCTCCCTGGCATCTTTAAATGGCTTAGAAGTCCACCTGAGTgagactttacccagagagcatcTCTCTGCCAGCAGACCCAGCTATAACTTTGCACATTATGACTGCATTCAGCATATACTCACAG ctcagCTCTCTCCAACCCCTGGCCCACAGAAGGGTCACTTCATTAGAGCAACAGCTTTGATGCACACTGACTTGAACCACAACACTACCACTCATGAGATGACTGTCCG TGAGCGGTGA
- the hps4 gene encoding Hermansky-Pudlak syndrome 4 protein isoform X1: MATATATEQKTTTWCNYFFLYDSSKVKEEGDPTRAGIYYFFPSQTTIDQQELLCGQIAGVVCCITEISGSPPSLIHLRKLKFAIQVDGEYLWALGCAIEVPDMSCKRFLDQLIGVFTFYNGSNKHIYKVREQDELAHQWDLYTEHIQQNSCDLHQTFNSLRNLDKTKVDPLLLLKAALILQTCQRCPEILAGCILYTNLIVSTQLPPALTAKVLAYQPGVNNQNLTERTEDAPLPRDVTILAVFVTEDESAALRQFPVEWMHGLPESPKPDLIEKKIQKRPLSRTLSASPDLEEMNGEYRHSEAECENYAEFGAPSPNTKDNNRPADSMGVAQNYQEEHSIQSRPMEVDYKSSGSANSHPQNKNPLSSPPTNSSPSLQLDEGQSDAVSKEVSNLYMELTKDGNDQDVERMKGHSESFNDPVLNSVNRYATSDSLKAHFTSESENSVGSDQKEPSIKIPLSRSVDVQTLPSQQHRISVHGNTPMSRGASGRHSPHSALATEDREEGAGIKQTATPECGSLDEPKDHVNLVKLNLYVHTVKGLVMSLLAEDGFRANRSAIEDVYHSSLASLNGLEVHLSETLPREHLSASRPSYNFAHYDCIQHILTAQLSPTPGPQKGHFIRATALMHTDLNHNTTTHEMTVRNASTAVYSCRNSAQETHFQYLVTPVLNSGVPNPHDNAFGLPGKAKQKLLKHGVNLL, from the exons GTgcaattatttctttctttatgaTTCTTCAAAAGTTAAAGAGGAGGGGGATCCAACAAGAGCTGGGATCTATTACTTTTTCCCTTCACAG ACTACCATTGACCAGCAGGAACTACTATGCGGACAGATTGCTGGCGTGGTTTGCTGCATTACTGAGATCTCTGGATCTccacccagtctcatccactTGCGAAAGCTGAAGTTTGCTATCCAGGTGGATGGGGAATACCTTTGG GCTCTTGGATGTGCCATAGAAGTCCCTGATATGAGCTGTAAGCGTTTTCTGGATCAGCTTATAGGCGTCTTTACGTTTTACAATGGATCTAATAAGCATATATACAAG GTACGGGAACAAGATGAGCTGGCCCATCAGTGGGACCTGTACACTGAGCACATTCAACAAAACAGCTGTGACCTGCACCAGACATTCAACTCCTTGCGGAACCTGGACAAGACCAAA GTGGATCCCCTGTTGCTGCTGAAAGCTGCACTCATTTTACAGACTTGTCAGCGCTGCCCAGAGATCCTGGCTGGTTGCATCCTTTACACTAACCT catTGTCAGCACTCAGCTTCCACCTGCACTAACAGCCAAAGTACTGGCTTATCAACCTGGAGTGAACAATCAG AATCTGACTGAGAGGACAG AAGATGCCCCATTGCCACGGGATGTAACTATTTTGGCTGTGTTTGTTACTGAAGATGAGTCTGCAGCCCTGCGGCAGTTCCCAGTTGAATGGATGCATGG GTTACCTGAGTCTCCAAAGCCAGATTTGATTGAGAAGAAAATTCAGAAACGGCCGCTGTCCAGAACACTGTCAGCCAGTCCAGATCTTGAGGAGATGAACGGTGAGTACAGACACTCAGAGGCAGAGTGTGAAAACTATGCTGAGTTTGGGGCCCCATCTCCAAATACCAAAGACAATAATAGACCAGCAGACTCCATGGGTGTTGCCCAGAATTACCAAGAAGAACACTCCATACAATCTCGTCCAATGGAAGTTGACTACAAGTCTTCAGGGAGTGCAAACTCTCATCCACAGAACAAAAACCCATTGTCTTCCCCTCCTACAAACTCTTCCCCTTCACTACAATTGGATGAGGGGCAGTCTGATGCAGTTTCCAAGGAAGTTAGTAATCTCTACATGGAATTGACAAAAGATGGAAATGATCAGGATGTTGAAAGAATGAAAGGACATTCTGAAAGTTTCAATGATCCAGTTTTAAATTCTGTGAATAGGTACGCTACCTCTGATTCTCTGAAAGCACATTTTACTTCTGAATCTGAAAACAGTGTTGGTTCTGACCAGAAAGAGCCCAGTATTAAGATTCCTTTAAGCCGTTCTGTTGATGTCCAAACTTTGCCCTCACAACAACATAGGATTTCAGTACATGGTAATACTCCGATGTCCCGTGGTGCCTCAGGTagacactctcctcactctgcacTAGCTACAGAGGATAGAGAAGAAGGTGCAGGAATTAAGCAGACTGCGACACCAGAGTGTGGAAGCCTCGATGAACCCAAAGACCATGTGAATTTGGTGAAACTGAATCTATATGTTCATACAGTGAAAGGGTTGGTAATGtctcttctggctgaagatggattTAGAGCTAATCGCAGTGCTATTGAAGATGTT TACCACAGCTCCCTGGCATCTTTAAATGGCTTAGAAGTCCACCTGAGTgagactttacccagagagcatcTCTCTGCCAGCAGACCCAGCTATAACTTTGCACATTATGACTGCATTCAGCATATACTCACAG ctcagCTCTCTCCAACCCCTGGCCCACAGAAGGGTCACTTCATTAGAGCAACAGCTTTGATGCACACTGACTTGAACCACAACACTACCACTCATGAGATGACTGTCCG AAATGCCTCCACTGCTGTTTACAGCTGCCGTAACTCAGCCCAGGAAACCCACTTCCAATACCTTGTGACTCCTGTCCTCAACTCGGGTGTTCCAAACCCCCACGACAATGCCTTCGGTTTACCGGGAAAAGCCAAGCAGAAACTGCTAAAACACGGAGTAAATCTGCTCTGA
- the hps4 gene encoding Hermansky-Pudlak syndrome 4 protein isoform X3: MATATATEQKTTTWCNYFFLYDSSKVKEEGDPTRAGIYYFFPSQALGCAIEVPDMSCKRFLDQLIGVFTFYNGSNKHIYKVREQDELAHQWDLYTEHIQQNSCDLHQTFNSLRNLDKTKVDPLLLLKAALILQTCQRCPEILAGCILYTNLIVSTQLPPALTAKVLAYQPGVNNQNLTERTEDAPLPRDVTILAVFVTEDESAALRQFPVEWMHGLPESPKPDLIEKKIQKRPLSRTLSASPDLEEMNGEYRHSEAECENYAEFGAPSPNTKDNNRPADSMGVAQNYQEEHSIQSRPMEVDYKSSGSANSHPQNKNPLSSPPTNSSPSLQLDEGQSDAVSKEVSNLYMELTKDGNDQDVERMKGHSESFNDPVLNSVNRYATSDSLKAHFTSESENSVGSDQKEPSIKIPLSRSVDVQTLPSQQHRISVHGNTPMSRGASGRHSPHSALATEDREEGAGIKQTATPECGSLDEPKDHVNLVKLNLYVHTVKGLVMSLLAEDGFRANRSAIEDVYHSSLASLNGLEVHLSETLPREHLSASRPSYNFAHYDCIQHILTAQLSPTPGPQKGHFIRATALMHTDLNHNTTTHEMTVRNASTAVYSCRNSAQETHFQYLVTPVLNSGVPNPHDNAFGLPGKAKQKLLKHGVNLL, encoded by the exons GTgcaattatttctttctttatgaTTCTTCAAAAGTTAAAGAGGAGGGGGATCCAACAAGAGCTGGGATCTATTACTTTTTCCCTTCACAG GCTCTTGGATGTGCCATAGAAGTCCCTGATATGAGCTGTAAGCGTTTTCTGGATCAGCTTATAGGCGTCTTTACGTTTTACAATGGATCTAATAAGCATATATACAAG GTACGGGAACAAGATGAGCTGGCCCATCAGTGGGACCTGTACACTGAGCACATTCAACAAAACAGCTGTGACCTGCACCAGACATTCAACTCCTTGCGGAACCTGGACAAGACCAAA GTGGATCCCCTGTTGCTGCTGAAAGCTGCACTCATTTTACAGACTTGTCAGCGCTGCCCAGAGATCCTGGCTGGTTGCATCCTTTACACTAACCT catTGTCAGCACTCAGCTTCCACCTGCACTAACAGCCAAAGTACTGGCTTATCAACCTGGAGTGAACAATCAG AATCTGACTGAGAGGACAG AAGATGCCCCATTGCCACGGGATGTAACTATTTTGGCTGTGTTTGTTACTGAAGATGAGTCTGCAGCCCTGCGGCAGTTCCCAGTTGAATGGATGCATGG GTTACCTGAGTCTCCAAAGCCAGATTTGATTGAGAAGAAAATTCAGAAACGGCCGCTGTCCAGAACACTGTCAGCCAGTCCAGATCTTGAGGAGATGAACGGTGAGTACAGACACTCAGAGGCAGAGTGTGAAAACTATGCTGAGTTTGGGGCCCCATCTCCAAATACCAAAGACAATAATAGACCAGCAGACTCCATGGGTGTTGCCCAGAATTACCAAGAAGAACACTCCATACAATCTCGTCCAATGGAAGTTGACTACAAGTCTTCAGGGAGTGCAAACTCTCATCCACAGAACAAAAACCCATTGTCTTCCCCTCCTACAAACTCTTCCCCTTCACTACAATTGGATGAGGGGCAGTCTGATGCAGTTTCCAAGGAAGTTAGTAATCTCTACATGGAATTGACAAAAGATGGAAATGATCAGGATGTTGAAAGAATGAAAGGACATTCTGAAAGTTTCAATGATCCAGTTTTAAATTCTGTGAATAGGTACGCTACCTCTGATTCTCTGAAAGCACATTTTACTTCTGAATCTGAAAACAGTGTTGGTTCTGACCAGAAAGAGCCCAGTATTAAGATTCCTTTAAGCCGTTCTGTTGATGTCCAAACTTTGCCCTCACAACAACATAGGATTTCAGTACATGGTAATACTCCGATGTCCCGTGGTGCCTCAGGTagacactctcctcactctgcacTAGCTACAGAGGATAGAGAAGAAGGTGCAGGAATTAAGCAGACTGCGACACCAGAGTGTGGAAGCCTCGATGAACCCAAAGACCATGTGAATTTGGTGAAACTGAATCTATATGTTCATACAGTGAAAGGGTTGGTAATGtctcttctggctgaagatggattTAGAGCTAATCGCAGTGCTATTGAAGATGTT TACCACAGCTCCCTGGCATCTTTAAATGGCTTAGAAGTCCACCTGAGTgagactttacccagagagcatcTCTCTGCCAGCAGACCCAGCTATAACTTTGCACATTATGACTGCATTCAGCATATACTCACAG ctcagCTCTCTCCAACCCCTGGCCCACAGAAGGGTCACTTCATTAGAGCAACAGCTTTGATGCACACTGACTTGAACCACAACACTACCACTCATGAGATGACTGTCCG AAATGCCTCCACTGCTGTTTACAGCTGCCGTAACTCAGCCCAGGAAACCCACTTCCAATACCTTGTGACTCCTGTCCTCAACTCGGGTGTTCCAAACCCCCACGACAATGCCTTCGGTTTACCGGGAAAAGCCAAGCAGAAACTGCTAAAACACGGAGTAAATCTGCTCTGA